A DNA window from Altererythrobacter sp. B11 contains the following coding sequences:
- a CDS encoding MOSC domain-containing protein, which yields MAPHVLTVARSPRHGFAKQSCTRIRLLPGLGVDGDAHAGVTVQHLSRKRQFPHAPNLRQVHLLQAELLAELAEQGFAVAPGALGENVTTLGMDLLSLPRGTRLRLGAHALVELTGLRNPCRQIDENIGPGAMAAVLARAADGSLIRKAGVMAVVLEAGEVQAGDPILVAQLPVEAEPLQPV from the coding sequence ATGGCACCGCATGTCCTCACTGTCGCCCGCAGCCCGCGACACGGCTTTGCCAAGCAGAGCTGCACGCGCATTCGCTTGCTGCCGGGGCTGGGCGTGGATGGCGATGCCCATGCCGGCGTGACGGTGCAGCATCTCTCGCGCAAGCGGCAGTTTCCGCACGCGCCCAATCTGCGGCAGGTGCATCTGCTGCAGGCGGAACTGCTGGCCGAACTGGCGGAGCAAGGCTTCGCCGTCGCGCCCGGCGCGCTGGGGGAGAATGTCACCACCCTGGGGATGGACCTGCTTTCCCTGCCGCGTGGCACACGGCTGCGGCTCGGCGCCCACGCGCTGGTGGAGCTGACCGGCCTGCGCAACCCGTGCCGCCAGATCGACGAGAACATCGGGCCGGGCGCCATGGCCGCCGTGCTTGCCCGCGCAGCCGACGGATCGCTGATCCGCAAGGCCGGGGTGATGGCGGTGGTGCTGGAAGCGGGCGAGGTGCAGGCGGGCGACCCGATCCTTGTCGCCCAACTGCCCGTCGAAGCGGAGCCGCTCCAGCCCGTGTAA
- a CDS encoding AHH domain-containing protein, whose translation MESLGGAEGNPGRSAPPQRHRPSLSFHSVNRAGQAGHDPGLQRHHLLPCQLLSQACFGPLFASLGCAAMGFDDFRRNGVLLPATGSAAMRLGLPLHRGPHRRYNAMVAERMGQIERAWALLRRVAPDRARLDALMRIDLLQRALRRRLLRPAASAMRLNSRCPLGAGLDFSSLDSMAEMLWGETERRGSEGAEREAASLAPGVAAG comes from the coding sequence TTGGAAAGCCTAGGGGGAGCGGAGGGGAATCCGGGCCGGTCGGCGCCGCCACAGCGGCACCGGCCCTCGCTGTCGTTCCATTCGGTCAACCGGGCCGGGCAGGCGGGGCATGATCCGGGCCTGCAGCGGCACCATCTGCTGCCGTGCCAATTGCTTTCGCAGGCCTGTTTCGGGCCGCTGTTCGCCTCGCTTGGCTGCGCGGCGATGGGCTTCGACGATTTCCGCCGCAACGGCGTGCTGCTGCCGGCTACGGGCTCGGCGGCGATGCGGCTGGGCCTGCCGCTGCACCGCGGGCCGCACCGGCGCTATAACGCGATGGTCGCGGAGCGCATGGGGCAGATCGAGCGCGCGTGGGCGCTGCTGCGGCGGGTGGCACCCGATCGCGCGCGGCTGGATGCGCTGATGCGGATCGACCTGCTGCAGCGCGCCCTGCGGCGCCGCCTGCTCCGGCCCGCCGCATCGGCCATGCGGCTCAACAGTCGCTGCCCGCTGGGCGCCGGGCTCGATTTCTCCAGCCTCGATTCGATGGCGGAGATGCTGTGGGGCGAGACGGAGCGGCGCGGCAGTGAAGGGGCGGAGCGCGAAGCCGCATCGCTGGCCCCCGGCGTGGCGGCGGGGTAG